In the Leptospira limi genome, one interval contains:
- the hemH gene encoding ferrochelatase translates to MTTNHDKTLILVNLGGPRTSSEIEVFLRDLFSDPFVFDLPLPEFLRIRLAKFIAKKRAPKVQKTYESMGFGGGSPLVDETEKQAKVLELILNQQTNVKWKVKVSMTCGFPNIREDEFTKPDANTVYLPLYPQFSRSTVLSTLAILETKFGECPVGSGGYIPHFGLEPNFHQITAKFIYEFFTNQLRSDEFLHYPKETPKCDWKDLDLIFSAHGVPMRLIHKGDRYMEEVEVSVKRISEELRKFGFRGNVHVSYQSKVGPAKWTEPNTIQMITKLSKEGKHIAVYPISFVSDHLETLEEIGEQFKELTLENGGKSFVRIPAFGTYKPFMEYLAERVLLADTSVKDCICEKNGGESLKHCRFKN, encoded by the coding sequence ATGACAACTAATCATGATAAAACTTTGATCCTTGTGAATTTGGGAGGACCTCGAACGTCCTCAGAAATTGAAGTATTTTTAAGAGATTTATTTTCAGATCCATTTGTGTTTGATTTGCCATTGCCAGAATTTTTACGCATTCGATTGGCAAAGTTCATCGCAAAAAAACGGGCTCCGAAAGTGCAAAAAACATATGAATCCATGGGTTTTGGAGGTGGTTCTCCCCTTGTGGACGAAACAGAAAAACAAGCTAAGGTTTTGGAATTAATTCTTAACCAACAAACAAACGTAAAATGGAAGGTAAAAGTTTCCATGACGTGTGGATTTCCTAATATTAGAGAGGATGAATTCACCAAACCCGATGCAAATACGGTGTATCTACCGCTTTATCCTCAATTCTCCAGGTCTACCGTATTATCAACTTTAGCAATTTTAGAAACTAAATTTGGAGAATGTCCAGTTGGGAGTGGTGGTTATATCCCACATTTTGGATTGGAGCCAAATTTCCACCAAATCACTGCTAAGTTTATTTATGAGTTTTTTACAAACCAATTAAGATCAGATGAATTTTTACATTATCCAAAAGAAACTCCGAAATGTGATTGGAAAGATCTAGATCTTATTTTTTCGGCACACGGTGTTCCAATGCGACTCATACACAAGGGAGATCGTTATATGGAAGAAGTAGAAGTTTCAGTCAAAAGAATTTCTGAAGAATTACGAAAGTTTGGTTTTAGAGGTAACGTACATGTATCTTACCAAAGTAAAGTAGGCCCTGCCAAATGGACTGAACCAAACACAATTCAAATGATCACAAAACTTTCCAAAGAAGGTAAACACATAGCAGTGTATCCAATTAGTTTTGTAAGTGATCACCTAGAAACATTGGAAGAAATTGGCGAACAGTTTAAAGAACTCACATTGGAAAATGGTGGAAAATCATTTGTTAGAATTCCTGCTTTCGGTACTTACAAACCATTTATGGAATATTTAGCAGAACGAGTGTTACTTGCCGATACATCGGTTAAGGATTGTATTTGTGAAAAAAATGGGGGAGAATCGCTAAAACATTGTCGATTCAAAAATTGA